Genomic DNA from Candidatus Krumholzibacteriota bacterium:
GACGACGGTAATATCTCCGATATTATTACCAGAACAGAAGTGCTTGTTCCGTCGGGACGAAGGATCATCCTTACGAACAGGGAGATGGCGTTCGGATACCGCAGGAGTATTTTTCAGCATTCCGGCTGGCTGATAATGAAAGCGCAATTCAGGCTCTGCCAGGGAAATAAAGAACAGCTTGTTAGAGAGACAGAAAGAATACAGGATGAGCGAAGGATCAAATTTCCCATGGATTTTCCCAATGCAGGGAGTGTCTTCAAACGCCCGCCTGGCGATTACCCGGGAAGGCTCATCGAGCTGGCCGGATGCAAGGGTATGAGCGTAGGAGGTGCTATCGTAAGCCAGCGCCATGCCAATTTTATTCTTAACAATGGCGGCGCGAAGTCAAAGGATATCATGGGTCTTATACACAAGATCCGGGAGACTGTATACAAAAGTTCAGGAATTCATCTTGAACTCGAACAGATACCTCTATGCAGCCGCCCTGAATTATCGTGCAGCGGCCAGTTCTAGCTCTTCTATATATATCTTCTCCATTGATCCCGAAACGGGGAATCATATAGAGATTTGCCGCAAAGTATTTCTATCGTTTATACTTTTCCTGGCAAGCATCTGGTTTTGAGTTGAATGTATCTGGAGTGATTAATCTACAATTATATTTGTTTCTTCCAAACTATTTCTAGGGGAAAGGGCAATTTTAAATTTGACTGGAGCCACACCGCAAGCCACCATCGCTACCAGAACCTCAGATTCTTTTATTCCGGAGAATTCTTTTATTTCGTGCTCTTTCTCAAAATCAAAACTGCAATTCAAAATACACGCGGCGATTTCGTTATAGTGCAAAGCATATAATAGATTCATGGCATACATCCCGCCATCAATAAAAACCTGGTTTCTTTCATTGGTATTACAAAATACTCCCAACTCTCCGGTTATGACAATCAACTTATTTGCTAAATGACCAAATCCTCTGTTACCCCCCTGAGCTTCAAGTATTTTTGCGATCTTTTTTTTATCAGAAAAGACATAGGTTCTCCAAGCCTGCCGGTTACACGCAGAAGGAGTGTTGCGAGCCAGCTCTAAAGCATCTAAAATTTTTACCAATGATAAATCTTCTTTGGTATAATTTCTTATACTTGATCTTGAATTTGAAAATTCAAGAAACGGACTATTGACCTTTTTAAAAAACGCATTTTTTGTTGTTTGAATTTGAGCCGTACTTTCAATTCCTTCTCTTATTAATTCTTTCAATTGGCTTATCACCGCAGTAACTTCATCGTCCAATATGAAACTTCTGCTTTCATGGTGTTCCTCATATTCCAAAATAACACCAATTGCATGATCTAATTGTTCATGGTTTTGGCCATATGTAGTTATATACTCCATGCATGATTTACATAACGCGATAACACTTATCTTTCCAAACCCCAATCTTGTTTCAGGTATTGTCAATCCTTTTTCGATCACATGATATTGTACTATTATTGTTCCCATCATTTTGGCAGGATTATCATTACCAAATGTTCTCGAGTATTTCGAATACCGCAGCAGATCATACTTATACGATCTTTTCAATTTCTGACGTATTTTCTTTCTGTGAAAGAAAATAAACACATTTTTTAAAATTTGGATGAAATAATCCGGAAGAATCTTCTTTGCAAAATCTTTCATAATTAAAACCAACTCAGGGCCATCTTATTAGTAAACCTGACAGTTTCAAGAGCATACTCCGTGGGCTCAAGATTGTCCAGTGAACTGTGTGGTGGCAGACCAGTATCGTACACAACCGTCCCGGCTCACACCTTGAGTTTGAGCAGATACCTTTGACCAGTCGCCCGGGATGATCGAAGACTATGGTCAATTTTGCCGCCTCAATATATATATTTTCCATGCTTTTACTGCGCCATTGCGATATCCGATGAATTCCTGGCGTTTTGGGATGAAGAGGTCTCGCAGGGGCAGACCATTCTCCTTTTTGAATATCGCCATCAGGATTATCGAAAGAACGCTATATGAAAGGCTTGTCGATATCCCCGCGCCGACGATCCCGAAACGGGGAATCATATATATATTGGCCGCAAGATTGACGGCGATCCCTATAAAGGAAGCTCCGACACTGAGACCGAGCCTGTTTTTAGAGGCAAAATCGATGGAGAGGAATCTATAGACAGGAAATATGACGATACCCCACAGGATCGAGTAAAGGGCCAATGAAACAGATTCATACTCTTTTCCATACATAAAGACGATAAGAAATTTGGCTGATATCAATATCGCGACTCCAAGCACGATCATGATAAAGAAGTTATTCCTGCATACCTTTGCGGTAAATTCGGAAGAGCCTTTGTTCATCGATAAAAGTGTGGGGAAAAGCACAGCTCCGATAGCATTAGGAACGTACCAAAGCCTCTCGGAGACATTGACGGCGATCGAGTAATAACTTACATCGCTGGCGGTGAGAAAATATTTAATCAGAAAGAGGTCAAGGCGGAAATTTATGAAACTAAAGACGGAAAGCATGTACGCCCTGGCTCCCATATTGAACATCGGGCCGAACATTGTACTATTTATTCTCCATCCTTTTCTCATATCACCGGTAAAAAAGACAAAACTCAGAACACTCGCCACTATTGTAGAGAGGGTGAACGCCAGGATTGTTTCTTTCAGGGATCCACCCCGTATCAAAACCAGGATTATGATCAGGATGAGATAGCTCAGGTTCAGAAAGAGTTTAGCTATATTACTTTCTTTTACCCTCATAAGGGCAAAAAGGAAGCGCAGGAAATAGTTATGGAAGAGAATAAAGGGAGCGGCGATCAACCCGGTTATCATCACAGGTTTTGAAATCTCAGTCCAGATATTAGGGAGATGCGGATATATTAAATACATAAGGATCGCGAAAAAGGATCCTATAAAAAACGCCACGAGGGTGAAAAAAGCAAGGATATCAGAATTCGCGTATGTCTTCTTTCCGGTAAAATATGTAATCGCTGTTCCCAGGCCAAAATGTCCGAGTGAAGCTATCATCGAAGCTGCCATTACAGTCAGGCCGTAATAACCCCGTATTTCCGGACCGAGCGCTCTAGCCACGATTATTCCCGAGATGACAGCTAGAACGGTCGAAAAAATATTGGTCGCAAAGATCTCACTTGTTTTGCGAATGAAACTGATATCGTTACCTCCATAAATCCGAGTGACTATTCTATTACGATCCTTCCCATTTCGACACCCTGAAAAATATCATCATCGGTGAAAAGGTCGGAGAGGGTGTAATTAGGATACTGTGTCCTGCGAAGCAGCTTTACAGCGACAGAGTACTCGCCAGATTTGATATTTTCCGGTACGCGGACCTTTATTTTTTCAGTGATAATCCTGTGTATCGGCCACTTGTCAGGCGGAAATAGCCCATTGAAAGGCGTGAGCCCGACCCCGAACCTGTATTTCGTATGATTACTGATCTCGAGAATCTTTCTATATATTTTCCCGTACGACTTTCTATACAGGCGCCCCTTATCGAATGGAGTGTTGAATCTGACATACGTGTAGTAACCTGCCGGTTCACAGCTGGAGGCAGGGCTCCATTCTATTGACATTTCTATCGTGTCACCGGGTTGGGCTGTCTCTTTGCCGATGGTGATGTCAATTATATAAATCCCTTCTTCACCCGAATGTTTTAAAAGGAGCGACTGCTCTGCCGATATTTCCGGCCATTCCCGATCTTCAGTCGTTGACCGCCCCATTTTTTCATAATCACTGTCGAGTCTGTAAATGGAAAGCGATCTGTTTGAATAAAGTCTTTCGAAACCGGATGCGCCGGACAAGAGAGAATCGACACGAGTGAAACTCTTGATGTCTGGTTTCCAGAAAATGGGCTGGATGTTGTCAGGGATCCTGCCGTTTATAACAATATATTCAGATCGATATTTTTCCATAAGACCGGCGATATCTCCTGGACTGGCGGCAAACTGGAATATTTCCCTGCTGGCAAGTATCCTATCCATTGCTGTCGAGTCATTGGGGATCGAATGCTGATCGAGCGTACAGATAACGAACTGGTCCGTAAAAGCGGGGATCGAATAGCTTGTCACGGGATCTGAAGCGATGACGTTTCCCGGCGGGATCTGATTGTTGACAACGTCGAACATATCAACGAGATCACGGGCTGTTCCGCTGATATGCCTGTTATAGGCGAACCGGGATGGATAAGAGGAAAGTATCGATCCGACGACGGCGATCAGGATGATCCAACCGGTGATCAGGCCTGTCCAGGAGATATTGTTTTTCTCTCCCCTGGCAGTTCTCCACAATGACAGGGTGAAGATAGCCGCGACTATAGCAGACGGGACGGCGAATTCCATTCGAATAAGCAGGTATGATATCTTCGTCATCAGGAACTGGACCCAGAGAGGATTGAATGTCAGTACAATTATCGCTATTGTTCCGCATAGCAGAAGTCTGAGTGCCAGGTCTCCTGCTGATCTTTTCCAGAGAATGAATATCGCCGCCAGGGAGATGATAAACAGCGGTCCGGCCGACTGGTAAAAAACTATCGGATTAAGAACTGCCAGTCTGTCGGTAAGGAGAAGAAGGCCCTGCGTGTGCGTGTGAAGGATATTTGCCGGGGAATAATCGCGAATATATCTGAGGATGAGGTAGGGAGTATTTATGCAGATCACCGAGGCCGTGGCTGACGGAATATTAATAAACCACAGCTGGTTCCTGTCCTTGAGTGATTTCATGAACGATATGGAAATGGCGAACACAAGGATAAGAAAACCCGATATCAGCAGATGCCCGATATGAGTTCCGGCACCGCAGAATGAAGCGATGGCAAGCAATCCGAGGTGGAATCTATCTCCCGTCTTCAGATAGAGAAGAAGGTTCGAAATAAAGAGGACTGTAAATATCTTGCCGAACGGAAAGCTGTACGCGATTGTGATCATCTGGAGGCCGGTCAGTCCCCCATGATAAAAAAGGAGAAAAAAGAGAGCGGAAAGAATACCGGCGGCATGAGACCGAAAGAGGAGAACCCCCGAACAATAAAGGGAAAGAAGGATAAATATCGCGCCAACGATCGAAATCAGCGGCCAGACAGGCAGCACGGAGGTCCTGCCTGTGAGAAGATTTATTGTTCCCCACATCCCGTGATAAAGACCCTTTCTGATGTCTCGTGTCAATTCCCCGCCATTGCTGTAAAGAAACTCCGAGGGGAAGACCTCGTGCGACCGGGAGATCGTCCTTATATAGGAGATAGCGTCCTGAGAATCACTCGTATAGATGAGGGGATCGTTGTAATGGAGAAGAAGGGCTGATACCACTACTATCATTAATACTATCAGAATTGTGATAAAGGTCGGAGTGTACGCCTGAAAGGGCAGTTTTTCATTATAAAATGTGTCTTCGTGGGATCTGGACAGTTGTTGTATAACAAGGACAAGCAGAGCGGTCATCGGTATCAAAAGCCCGATCCACTTTATATCCCATCTGAAAATCGCGAAGATGATCAACGACGCGTATACGGCAGCAGTCCCCGTCAGGAAGGAAAAGACGATCCTGAAAAAAAACGATGCCGGTGGGAACAAAGCTCTGAATATTATATATCCGGGGATGATCACCATTGTGATAAAGAAAAAGACAAAAAGGATCTTGTGGTATGGCAATGATGGGGCGACCCGAAGTAGAATAAAATGTAATATGATAATCAAACCGGTGATTATGGAACCGGATGATATTCGGCGGAACGAGAATCTTTTTTCAACCATTCTTCGAATTCTGTTCATCCAGGATTTCCTGCCGATAATCTTAAGTAAATATGTCGGTTCAGTGATCAGCTTCGACTAGCATATAACTTGCCACAAGATCATACTATAATTAAATCGCGCGTAAAGCCGGATTTTTTTGAACCTGGTGAGGGGTGGGCTCCAATCCTACTCCGTTGAACGGGTCACCCGTGAAGGTCTATGTTGACTCCGATGTTAATACTGTTCTAGTATCGGAGAGCCTCGCATATCGGTAGCAGTGAAGGTTTGATATACGGCTGCAAAAAATTGAAGATACCTGTTTGAAAAATCAACAGAAGGAAGTTATTAATGAGGATTCTTATCTGCTACCCGTGGCTTGACCTGGGAGGAGCTCCCAATACGACTCTTTCCATAGCCAAGGGGTTGAAGGAACTCGGGCACGAGGTCGTTTTCTTCACGAAGGCGGGCGGGATCTATGAGGACAGGTTACGAAAGCTTGATATACCAGTTGTTTCAGTTCCCTACGATCCGATTCTTCCCCACCTGTATCATCTCAATATAAAAGCTTTAAGGATGATGGAGAGAGTAATCGATGAATATTCCATCGATCTGATCCATACTTTTCACTATAACCAGTATTTTCTGGCCCAGTTTGTCGCTTTGAAAAAAAATATCCCCCTTGTCTTTACTTCCGTCTTCTTTGTCGACGGACCGGTATTTCCCGTATACCCCGGAAGGCTTATTTTTGTCGCCAGGGAATTCCTCGATGATACCGCAAAAAAGGTAAAGGGGGACCCGAAGGAATTGGTCGTGATTCCGAACAGGGTCGACCTCAGCCAGTTTCACCCGGGGATAGACTCTTCCGGTTTTCAAAATGATAAACAGCTTCCCGGCGCTGGCTGGAAGATCGCTTTTATGAGCAGGATAGACAGGAAAAAGTTCGGTTCCCTCCGGCATGCTGTCGCAGCTGTGGAATTGCTGATCGAAAAAGGGAGAGATGTGACTCTCGTTATCGCGGGAGGCGGTGTCTGCTTCGAGGAATTGCAGCGGATCGCCGATGAAGCCAATACCAGGACGGGAAAGAAGGCAGTCATTCTGCTCGGGCCGATAACAGACACCCCGCAGTTCCTTTCCTGGGCCGATATTGTTTTTGGAATAGGCAGATGTACATGGGAAGGAATGGCCTGTGGAAAACCAACTATAGTAGTCGGTGAGAACGGGATCGCCGGCATAGCGGATCCGGCGACGACAGAGATGCTTCAGTATTATAATTTTGCCGGCAGGAACGTAAGTGAACCAGTAGACCCTCGGGTCCTGGCAGACACGATCGAGGAGTTGATGATCGACCAGGCCCGTTACGACGAACTGTCAGAATATTCCAAAAAGTATGTCATCGATAATTATGACTACAGGACCGGAGCGGCCCGTGTCGAAGAGATCTACAGGAAGGAACTTCAGGCTGAACCTCTTTCGCGCGCCACAAAGATAAGAGTATTCATTAATGTTCTGGTCTTCGGTTATGGATACAG
This window encodes:
- the murB gene encoding UDP-N-acetylmuramate dehydrogenase; translation: MEKILRALADKIKKETRAAVFECGSLAEYTTYRVGGSAEYLVQPRNIDEARWICQNAWRERIPLTILGAGSNVIAPDEGIEGITLILNGSDAAPVFSSEGILEVEAGISLIDLAMFSAENGYSGFESVAGIPGTVGGAIMMNAGGDDGNISDIITRTEVLVPSGRRIILTNREMAFGYRRSIFQHSGWLIMKAQFRLCQGNKEQLVRETERIQDERRIKFPMDFPNAGSVFKRPPGDYPGRLIELAGCKGMSVGGAIVSQRHANFILNNGGAKSKDIMGLIHKIRETVYKSSGIHLELEQIPLCSRPELSCSGQF
- a CDS encoding nitroreductase family protein codes for the protein MKDFAKKILPDYFIQILKNVFIFFHRKKIRQKLKRSYKYDLLRYSKYSRTFGNDNPAKMMGTIIVQYHVIEKGLTIPETRLGFGKISVIALCKSCMEYITTYGQNHEQLDHAIGVILEYEEHHESRSFILDDEVTAVISQLKELIREGIESTAQIQTTKNAFFKKVNSPFLEFSNSRSSIRNYTKEDLSLVKILDALELARNTPSACNRQAWRTYVFSDKKKIAKILEAQGGNRGFGHLANKLIVITGELGVFCNTNERNQVFIDGGMYAMNLLYALHYNEIAACILNCSFDFEKEHEIKEFSGIKESEVLVAMVACGVAPVKFKIALSPRNSLEETNIIVD
- a CDS encoding oligosaccharide flippase family protein; this encodes MARALGPEIRGYYGLTVMAASMIASLGHFGLGTAITYFTGKKTYANSDILAFFTLVAFFIGSFFAILMYLIYPHLPNIWTEISKPVMITGLIAAPFILFHNYFLRFLFALMRVKESNIAKLFLNLSYLILIIILVLIRGGSLKETILAFTLSTIVASVLSFVFFTGDMRKGWRINSTMFGPMFNMGARAYMLSVFSFINFRLDLFLIKYFLTASDVSYYSIAVNVSERLWYVPNAIGAVLFPTLLSMNKGSSEFTAKVCRNNFFIMIVLGVAILISAKFLIVFMYGKEYESVSLALYSILWGIVIFPVYRFLSIDFASKNRLGLSVGASFIGIAVNLAANIYMIPRFGIVGAGISTSLSYSVLSIILMAIFKKENGLPLRDLFIPKRQEFIGYRNGAVKAWKIYILRRQN
- a CDS encoding glycosyltransferase family 4 protein, which encodes MRILICYPWLDLGGAPNTTLSIAKGLKELGHEVVFFTKAGGIYEDRLRKLDIPVVSVPYDPILPHLYHLNIKALRMMERVIDEYSIDLIHTFHYNQYFLAQFVALKKNIPLVFTSVFFVDGPVFPVYPGRLIFVAREFLDDTAKKVKGDPKELVVIPNRVDLSQFHPGIDSSGFQNDKQLPGAGWKIAFMSRIDRKKFGSLRHAVAAVELLIEKGRDVTLVIAGGGVCFEELQRIADEANTRTGKKAVILLGPITDTPQFLSWADIVFGIGRCTWEGMACGKPTIVVGENGIAGIADPATTEMLQYYNFAGRNVSEPVDPRVLADTIEELMIDQARYDELSEYSKKYVIDNYDYRTGAARVEEIYRKELQAEPLSRATKIRVFINVLVFGYGYRLYIAWRIKLRGMLGRGKPEDKTGH